In the Planktothrix serta PCC 8927 genome, one interval contains:
- a CDS encoding Uma2 family endonuclease: MIANQHENYIYPEDYLAREEISPIKHEYIDGQVYAMAGATDAHVTICLNLASALRNHVRGRGCRVYMSDMKAQIDTANIYYYPDILVTCDIRDRELTNYKKYPCLIVEVLSPKTEAFDRGDKFADYQQLETLQEYVLINQKRQRVDCFRRNSEGFWVLQFYHPGSEIHLTSIDFRTPIDALYEDVIFEDNTEK; the protein is encoded by the coding sequence ATGATTGCTAATCAACACGAAAATTATATTTATCCAGAAGATTATCTAGCAAGGGAAGAAATCAGCCCTATCAAACACGAATATATTGACGGACAAGTTTATGCAATGGCAGGGGCTACTGATGCTCATGTTACCATTTGCTTAAACTTAGCTTCAGCCTTAAGGAATCATGTTCGAGGGCGGGGTTGTCGTGTCTATATGTCCGATATGAAAGCCCAAATTGATACAGCTAATATTTATTATTATCCTGATATTCTAGTAACTTGCGATATCAGAGATAGAGAATTAACAAATTATAAAAAATATCCTTGTTTAATTGTTGAAGTTTTATCTCCAAAAACAGAAGCCTTTGATCGAGGTGACAAGTTTGCCGACTATCAACAATTAGAAACGTTACAAGAGTATGTTTTAATTAACCAAAAACGTCAGCGTGTGGACTGTTTTCGCCGGAATAGTGAGGGTTTTTGGGTTTTGCAATTCTACCATCCAGGGAGTGAAATTCATTTAACCAGTATTGATTTTCGTACTCCTATTGACGCTTTATATGAAGATGTCATTTTTGAAGATAATACTGAGAAATAA
- a CDS encoding acyl-CoA desaturase, whose translation MTFQVATSPENEPKLNGLTVAFFSIIHLLALLAPWFFSWSAVGITLFLHWFFGSIGICLGYHRLLSHRSFKVPQWLEYVITLIGVCALQGGPIFWVAGHRLHHAYTEDEDKDPYSARRGFWWSHMMWIFYPRQSYFDAEHYKRFAPDLARDPFYCWLDRYHLLLQIPVALILYSIGGWSWVIYGVFLRAVLLWHSTWFINSVTHMWGYRTFETNDNSRNLWWAAIVTYGEGWHNNHHAYPNVAKAGWKWWEIDMTWWSIWVLKTLGLAQKVILPPTQQATET comes from the coding sequence ATGACCTTTCAAGTCGCAACTTCACCTGAAAATGAACCGAAGTTAAACGGTTTAACAGTTGCGTTTTTTAGTATTATCCATTTGCTGGCTTTATTGGCACCTTGGTTTTTTTCTTGGTCAGCAGTAGGAATCACCCTATTTCTACATTGGTTTTTTGGCAGTATTGGGATTTGTTTAGGCTACCATCGATTGTTAAGTCATCGTAGTTTTAAAGTTCCCCAATGGTTAGAATATGTGATTACTTTAATTGGGGTTTGTGCATTACAAGGAGGGCCGATTTTTTGGGTCGCCGGACACCGTTTGCACCATGCCTATACCGAAGATGAAGATAAAGATCCCTACTCCGCACGACGGGGATTTTGGTGGAGTCACATGATGTGGATTTTCTACCCTCGTCAATCCTATTTTGATGCTGAACATTACAAACGGTTTGCACCCGATTTAGCGCGAGATCCCTTTTATTGTTGGTTAGATCGTTATCATCTTTTGCTGCAAATTCCGGTTGCTCTAATACTTTATAGCATTGGGGGTTGGTCATGGGTGATTTATGGGGTATTTTTGCGGGCTGTGTTGTTATGGCATAGCACCTGGTTTATTAACTCCGTGACCCATATGTGGGGATACCGCACCTTTGAGACCAATGATAATTCGCGCAACCTCTGGTGGGCAGCGATTGTCACTTATGGCGAAGGTTGGCATAATAACCATCATGCCTATCCTAATGTTGCCAAAGCGGGCTGGAAATGGTGGGAAATTGATATGACTTGGTGGTCAATTTGGGTATTGAAAACCCTAGGTTTAGCTCAGAAAGTGATTTTACCACCGACTCAACAGGCGACAGAAACCTAA
- a CDS encoding type II toxin-antitoxin system Phd/YefM family antitoxin: MKYLNLQETDIELTAIVDEIATTQSEVVITRNGLPVARIVPFSIDSVPTKHYPLRGMPITIASDFDEPMSELWDALGE; this comes from the coding sequence ATGAAATATCTGAACTTACAGGAAACGGATATCGAACTAACAGCAATTGTTGATGAAATTGCCACTACCCAGTCTGAAGTAGTCATTACCCGCAATGGTTTGCCCGTCGCTCGTATTGTTCCTTTTTCGATAGATTCTGTACCTACAAAACATTATCCACTGCGAGGAATGCCAATCACAATTGCCTCCGATTTTGATGAACCGATGTCTGAACTTTGGGACGCTTTGGGAGAATGA
- a CDS encoding pentapeptide repeat-containing protein has product MLEQANELFNQGISSYQNGQYQAALKSWQDALQSYINLKDRKREGSAWGNLGVVHEALLNPELAINCYQEHLAISREIHDPKGELNALVNLSNIYYNLRDYPHALEYQQQRLELTRQLLDPHTEEQALSILARIYLAQEQFEQAANSYQQQLILAQSNQNYQSQGNALNSLKSIYEQLEQWDQVQAYSQQHQLIFRQFLIDNPGNIVQQAESMGLDPLIDFVGMDLSHLDFNYTDLRGINLEKTNLSYTNFTLADLSGAILKEADLSHAIFTNANLRDTDFTHANFIETDLRTKMPRANLSYANLTQADLTSAYLPHANFTQANLSNANLQYADLTGVNFQGANLTGANFSRAELKDSLVENVDFTQVVGISSRIKSELVKRGAIFEENED; this is encoded by the coding sequence ATGTTAGAGCAAGCCAACGAGTTATTTAATCAGGGAATTTCATCCTATCAAAATGGGCAATATCAAGCCGCGTTAAAATCTTGGCAGGACGCGCTACAATCCTATATAAACCTAAAAGATCGTAAACGGGAAGGTTCAGCCTGGGGGAATTTAGGCGTTGTTCATGAAGCCCTCTTAAACCCCGAACTAGCAATTAATTGTTATCAGGAACATTTAGCCATCAGTCGTGAAATTCACGACCCCAAAGGAGAACTGAATGCCTTAGTTAATCTCAGCAATATTTACTATAATTTAAGAGATTATCCTCACGCCCTAGAATATCAACAGCAACGCTTAGAACTCACTCGTCAATTGCTTGATCCCCACACCGAAGAACAAGCCTTATCAATATTAGCAAGAATTTACCTTGCTCAAGAACAATTTGAACAAGCGGCTAACTCTTATCAACAACAATTAATCCTAGCCCAATCTAACCAAAACTATCAAAGTCAGGGTAATGCTCTCAACTCTTTAAAATCAATCTATGAACAGTTAGAACAATGGGATCAAGTTCAAGCCTATTCTCAACAACATCAGCTAATATTTCGTCAATTTTTAATCGATAACCCCGGAAATATTGTACAACAAGCCGAAAGTATGGGGCTAGATCCCTTAATCGATTTTGTCGGCATGGATTTAAGCCATCTTGATTTTAATTACACTGATTTACGAGGGATAAACTTAGAAAAAACCAACCTAAGTTATACTAATTTTACCTTAGCCGATTTGAGTGGGGCAATTTTAAAAGAAGCCGATTTGAGCCATGCTATTTTTACCAATGCCAATCTCCGCGATACCGATTTCACCCATGCTAATTTTATAGAAACCGATTTACGCACAAAAATGCCCAGGGCTAATTTGAGTTATGCCAATTTAACTCAAGCTGACTTAACGAGCGCCTATTTACCCCATGCCAATTTTACCCAAGCCAACCTCAGCAACGCCAATCTTCAATACGCCGACTTAACGGGGGTGAATTTCCAAGGCGCGAACCTAACAGGGGCGAATTTCAGTCGCGCCGAACTCAAAGATTCTCTTGTCGAAAACGTTGATTTTACCCAGGTCGTGGGAATTTCCAGTCGAATTAAATCCGAGTTAGTCAAACGTGGGGCAATTTTTGAGGAAAATGAAGATTAG
- a CDS encoding DUF3482 domain-containing protein: MDTKERVRIAVTGHTNTGKTTLIRTLMRTVVGEVRDSSNVTQEGQAYDYSGLQAIFVDTPGFQHGLRLTEYLDEKEEDPNYKLPRKTREKLRFDLSAIESLQTSQVALYVGSLSIVPDDSYKEELSVVKRVQPKVVGVLNQTRKQLTASDEDTVAQRIAQWEKVFKEHDVEYIVFDAFWDKPAKVNEIYHAISSILDNGYRSLFIEGLNQFKIRQAEIRQESCSMLATCIRECQEQAISVRKGEFLEKEAREKIAKKMYDANLVFLTKVFELYKIAAEFPTESKDEIKLRMTDSIDLGARFRTGSLVATVIGTGAAAIGATIGAGVGALLGGVSVIAGLQVGAQIGGMLGSALGSTIVFSDNEDNVQVKLESKEIEQIAVANLAAIWGLSNLGFGRGTNLAQNEILLIKNKIFELKAFPSDLDWITVSQQEIIGHCEAILKALEEEDL, encoded by the coding sequence ATGGATACAAAAGAGAGGGTCAGGATTGCCGTAACAGGACACACCAATACTGGAAAAACGACCTTAATCAGAACTTTGATGCGAACTGTTGTTGGAGAAGTTCGTGATTCATCAAATGTTACGCAGGAGGGTCAAGCTTATGATTATAGTGGTTTACAAGCAATTTTTGTAGATACCCCTGGCTTTCAGCATGGATTGAGGCTTACAGAATACCTTGATGAGAAAGAGGAAGATCCCAATTACAAATTGCCTAGAAAAACACGAGAAAAGCTTCGCTTTGACCTAAGTGCAATCGAGTCTTTGCAAACAAGCCAAGTTGCTCTTTATGTTGGAAGCCTGAGTATTGTACCAGATGACTCTTACAAAGAAGAGTTATCTGTTGTTAAAAGAGTGCAGCCTAAAGTAGTAGGAGTTCTAAACCAAACAAGAAAGCAACTAACTGCAAGCGATGAAGATACAGTTGCCCAACGTATAGCACAGTGGGAGAAAGTGTTCAAGGAGCATGATGTTGAGTATATTGTTTTTGATGCTTTCTGGGACAAGCCTGCAAAAGTAAATGAAATCTACCATGCTATCAGTTCAATTCTAGATAACGGATATCGAAGTTTGTTTATAGAGGGGCTTAATCAATTTAAAATCAGACAAGCTGAGATCCGTCAAGAAAGTTGCTCTATGTTAGCTACCTGTATTCGAGAATGCCAGGAACAGGCTATTTCAGTCAGGAAAGGAGAGTTTTTAGAAAAAGAGGCAAGAGAAAAAATTGCTAAAAAGATGTACGATGCAAACTTAGTCTTCTTAACAAAAGTTTTTGAATTATACAAGATAGCAGCCGAGTTTCCAACTGAGTCAAAAGATGAAATAAAACTCAGAATGACAGATTCAATTGATTTAGGAGCTAGGTTCAGAACAGGATCATTAGTAGCAACTGTTATTGGTACTGGTGCTGCGGCAATTGGCGCAACAATTGGTGCAGGAGTAGGAGCATTACTAGGAGGTGTATCAGTAATTGCAGGATTACAAGTCGGAGCGCAGATAGGAGGGATGCTCGGTTCTGCCCTTGGTAGTACAATAGTTTTTTCTGATAATGAAGACAATGTGCAAGTTAAGCTTGAATCAAAAGAGATTGAACAAATTGCAGTAGCTAACTTGGCAGCTATATGGGGCTTATCAAACTTAGGTTTTGGTCGAGGAACAAACCTTGCTCAAAATGAGATTTTACTCATTAAAAATAAAATTTTTGAGCTTAAAGCTTTCCCCTCTGATCTTGATTGGATAACTGTAAGTCAACAGGAAATCATAGGACATTGTGAAGCTATTCTTAAAGCATTAGAAGAGGAAGACTTATGA
- a CDS encoding PIN domain-containing protein gives MNRCLNFGTLWENDFTHAIASTSLPETFHKDPADRILVAIAKRYGIPLVTCDSKILSYPHVQTIW, from the coding sequence ATGAACCGATGTCTGAACTTTGGGACGCTTTGGGAGAATGATTTTACTCATGCGATCGCAAGTACATCTTTACCAGAAACTTTCCATAAAGATCCAGCCGATAGAATTTTAGTAGCGATCGCTAAACGATACGGTATTCCCTTAGTAACTTGTGATAGCAAAATTTTGAGCTATCCCCATGTACAGACTATCTGGTAG
- a CDS encoding DUF29 domain-containing protein, with protein sequence MTTIQSMAIKSLYEQDFYEWLQTNISLLKERNFADIDLENILEELESMGRSEKNALKSNLRILVMHLLKYKYQPQKRTNSWVYTIIEHRQRLRDTFKTSPSLYRFFEEIFNESYEDARKLAAGETGLSINEFPPESPFTVEEVLNPDFLPSEKD encoded by the coding sequence ATGACAACGATTCAATCAATGGCGATCAAGTCCCTTTATGAACAGGATTTTTATGAATGGCTACAAACCAATATAAGCTTATTAAAAGAGAGAAATTTTGCTGATATAGATTTAGAAAATATCCTAGAGGAACTGGAAAGTATGGGGAGAAGTGAGAAAAATGCTTTAAAAAGTAATCTGAGAATACTTGTCATGCACTTACTCAAGTATAAATATCAGCCGCAGAAACGAACAAATAGTTGGGTGTACACTATTATAGAACATCGTCAACGCCTCCGAGATACCTTCAAAACCAGTCCAAGTTTATATCGCTTTTTTGAAGAGATTTTTAATGAATCTTATGAAGATGCAAGAAAATTAGCCGCAGGTGAAACAGGTTTATCGATTAATGAATTTCCCCCAGAGTCTCCCTTTACGGTAGAAGAAGTTCTTAATCCCGATTTTTTACCTTCTGAGAAGGATTGA
- a CDS encoding pentapeptide repeat-containing protein: MTGVEGLWPHNLSPNRLAVLERKLVLWLQAQPLPADIHEMALHYDSHEDLQLLTQKAATQGCHFSVLQPTVQAVISAKTDNFLELAEIAGLNPLEDFADAKLLGANLSGLDLIGAKLPNAYLRGADLSDINLTNADLRNVNLGGADLSGALLSDTDLSGADLHRVSLVLANLSGANLSHVNLEEANLSNCNLSDANLSGTCLKNADLYQAGLALTNLVNVDFTGANVKEARLWHDSGISDEVKADLIKRGAIFDEKIENIKRD; encoded by the coding sequence ATGACTGGTGTAGAAGGACTTTGGCCCCATAATCTCAGCCCAAATCGCTTGGCGGTATTGGAACGTAAACTTGTACTTTGGTTACAAGCACAACCTTTACCTGCTGATATTCACGAAATGGCACTTCATTATGATAGCCATGAAGACCTGCAATTGTTAACCCAAAAAGCAGCGACTCAAGGCTGTCATTTTTCAGTTTTACAACCAACAGTTCAAGCCGTTATCTCAGCAAAAACCGATAATTTTTTAGAATTAGCAGAAATTGCAGGTTTAAATCCTTTAGAAGATTTTGCAGATGCGAAATTATTAGGAGCTAATTTAAGCGGATTGGATTTAATCGGTGCAAAACTGCCCAATGCCTATTTACGAGGGGCAGATTTAAGCGATATTAATTTAACAAATGCTGATTTAAGAAATGTAAATTTAGGCGGGGCAGATTTAAGTGGTGCCTTATTAAGTGATACGGATTTAAGTGGTGCTGATTTGCATCGTGTGAGTCTAGTCTTAGCGAATTTAAGCGGAGCTAATTTAAGCCATGTTAATTTAGAAGAAGCCAATTTAAGTAACTGCAATTTAAGCGATGCTAATTTAAGCGGAACTTGTTTAAAAAATGCCGATTTATATCAAGCGGGATTAGCTTTAACCAATTTAGTCAACGTGGATTTTACGGGTGCTAATGTTAAAGAAGCTCGGCTATGGCATGATTCGGGAATTTCCGACGAAGTGAAAGCAGATTTAATCAAAAGGGGAGCAATTTTCGATGAAAAAATAGAAAATATAAAACGAGATTAA
- a CDS encoding Uma2 family endonuclease — MQLLETNTTQKRTYTPEEYLTLEETADYKNEYHDGEIIPMTGGTTNHNQIAGNFYKKFPLTIKEQKYRLFIGDVRLWIPATRRYVYPDVMVIQGKPIYQGKNTTTVTNPTIIVEVLSKSTEGYDKTDKFRFYRSIPTFQEYLLIDQNAYYLEHYSKIGEKQWRFTEYDSEQDVISLSSVEFQLTLSELYEQVDFSEIEETEPKA, encoded by the coding sequence ATGCAACTACTCGAAACTAACACAACCCAAAAACGTACTTACACCCCGGAAGAATACCTCACCCTAGAGGAAACCGCAGACTATAAAAACGAATATCACGATGGAGAAATTATACCGATGACGGGTGGCACCACCAACCATAACCAAATTGCCGGAAACTTTTACAAAAAATTCCCTTTGACCATCAAAGAACAAAAATATCGGCTATTTATCGGGGACGTTCGCCTCTGGATACCCGCCACCCGACGCTATGTTTATCCTGATGTGATGGTAATCCAGGGAAAGCCTATTTACCAAGGAAAAAATACCACCACTGTCACTAACCCTACAATTATCGTCGAGGTTTTATCAAAATCAACCGAAGGTTACGATAAAACTGATAAATTTCGCTTTTATCGCTCTATTCCCACATTTCAAGAATATCTTTTAATTGACCAAAATGCTTATTATTTGGAACACTATTCAAAAATCGGAGAAAAACAATGGAGATTTACCGAATATGACTCAGAGCAGGATGTGATCTCTCTAAGTTCCGTTGAATTCCAATTGACTTTAAGCGAACTTTATGAACAAGTAGATTTTTCGGAAATTGAAGAGACGGAACCTAAAGCATGA
- the ffh gene encoding signal recognition particle protein, with protein sequence MFDALSERFESAWKKLRGQDKISESNIQDALKEVRRALLEADVNLQVVKEFVAEVGEKAQGAQVVSGVRPGEQFVKIVHDELVNVMGESNVPLAQADTAPTIILMAGLQGTGKTTATAKLALHLRKENRTALLVATDIYRPAAINQLITLGKQINVPVFEMGTDSDPVEIARQGVEYARNQDIDTVIIDTAGRLQIDENMMAELAQIKETIEPHETLLVVDAMTGQEAANLTRTFNDQIGITGAILTKMDGDSRGGAALSIRRVSGAPIKFVGVGEKVEALQPFYPERVASRILGMGDILTLVEKAQEEFDLADAEKMQEKIVTAKFDFTDFLRQTRMMKNMGSLGGLIKLIPGMNKISQDQLDQGEAQLKRSEAMINSMTVDERKNPDLLASSPSRRKRIAKGSGVLEKDVMKLVSDFQKMRVMMQQMSQGMMPGMGGMPGMGMPGMGMPGMGGMGGMRGGYPGAPKAKKKKEKKKKGFGQL encoded by the coding sequence ATGTTTGATGCCCTAAGCGAACGTTTTGAGTCGGCCTGGAAGAAACTCCGAGGTCAGGATAAAATTAGTGAGTCTAATATTCAAGATGCCCTAAAAGAAGTCCGTCGCGCCCTATTGGAAGCGGATGTTAACCTGCAAGTGGTTAAAGAATTTGTCGCAGAAGTGGGGGAAAAAGCCCAGGGCGCGCAGGTTGTGTCCGGTGTGCGACCGGGGGAACAGTTCGTTAAAATTGTCCATGATGAATTAGTCAATGTCATGGGGGAAAGTAATGTTCCCCTGGCTCAAGCGGACACTGCTCCAACAATTATTTTAATGGCGGGGTTACAAGGGACGGGAAAAACCACCGCCACGGCTAAATTAGCCCTGCATTTAAGAAAGGAAAATCGCACCGCTTTGTTAGTCGCAACGGATATTTATCGCCCGGCGGCTATTAATCAATTAATAACATTAGGGAAACAAATTAACGTTCCTGTGTTTGAAATGGGAACCGATTCTGACCCCGTAGAAATTGCTCGTCAAGGGGTAGAATATGCCCGAAATCAAGATATTGATACGGTGATTATTGACACCGCCGGACGTCTGCAAATAGACGAAAATATGATGGCGGAATTAGCCCAAATTAAAGAAACGATTGAACCCCATGAAACCCTGTTAGTGGTGGATGCCATGACGGGTCAAGAAGCCGCTAATTTAACTCGCACCTTTAACGACCAAATTGGGATTACCGGGGCTATTTTAACTAAGATGGATGGGGATAGTCGCGGAGGGGCGGCGTTGTCTATTCGTCGGGTATCGGGGGCTCCGATTAAATTTGTGGGGGTGGGGGAAAAAGTTGAAGCTTTACAACCCTTTTATCCTGAACGAGTTGCCTCTCGAATTTTAGGCATGGGTGATATTTTAACCTTAGTTGAAAAAGCCCAAGAGGAATTCGACTTGGCAGATGCCGAGAAAATGCAGGAAAAAATTGTGACGGCAAAATTCGATTTTACCGACTTCCTGCGTCAAACTCGGATGATGAAAAATATGGGGTCTTTGGGGGGATTAATTAAGTTAATTCCGGGGATGAATAAGATTTCCCAAGACCAATTAGACCAGGGAGAAGCGCAATTAAAACGGTCGGAAGCGATGATTAATTCTATGACCGTTGATGAACGCAAAAACCCCGATTTATTAGCGAGTTCTCCCTCCCGTCGCAAACGCATTGCGAAAGGTTCAGGAGTGCTAGAAAAAGATGTAATGAAGTTAGTTAGTGACTTCCAGAAAATGCGAGTGATGATGCAACAAATGAGTCAGGGAATGATGCCCGGAATGGGAGGTATGCCCGGAATGGGTATGCCAGGGATGGGGATGCCCGGAATGGGTGGTATGGGAGGGATGAGAGGCGGTTATCCAGGAGCACCTAAAGCCAAGAAAAAGAAAGAGAAAAAGAAAAAAGGTTTCGGTCAACTTTAA
- the bchE gene encoding magnesium-protoporphyrin IX monomethyl ester anaerobic oxidative cyclase: MRIMLIQPNYHSGGAEIAGNWPPSWVPYVGGALKTAGFTDIEFIDAMTNFIEDEELAQILQDRQPDVVLATAITPMIYKSQNTLKIVKQVCPNAKAIMGGIHPTYMYREVLSEAPWVDYIIRGEGEEITVNLLTAIANGTDEIDRQTILGIAFLEEGRVVATPAHPPIKDLNTLTPDWSLLDWDTYIYTPLNTRVAVPNYSRGCPFRCRFCSQWKFWRKYRSRSPKHFVDEIETLVKDHKIGFFILADEEPTINKSRFIALCHELVDRNLGVHWGINTRVTDILRDEQELPLYRQAGLVHVSLGTEAAAQLNLNLFRKETTIADNKKAVQLLRENGILAEVQFIMGLPNETPETILESYRMARDWKADMTNWNMYTPWPFSELFQDLEDRVEIRDYSHYNFVTPIIKPDNMSREDVLKGVLQNYARFYSWKFLEYWFEKDPFKRRYLLGCLWAFVKTTFNKRFYNLKRVKQKGFHTEVEFGFDESRILTPEQMAKSQQKNSADIDFLGTISACGAANDLSACESYTKINPKHDIIQVAVIEDDQQTRLNLRTNLRSQPGIEVASEATNAETGLVLLESIDVDVAVVDSTLPDMDLVKFIRMARKVQQNSYVIPSKILILVTPDQESILSEALKVGADGFCLKDAPIQKLADAVQIIHNQGSYHDPAIDPLILTPITPG; the protein is encoded by the coding sequence ATGCGGATCATGTTGATTCAGCCCAATTATCATTCCGGGGGCGCTGAAATTGCCGGAAATTGGCCCCCTAGTTGGGTTCCTTATGTCGGGGGTGCGTTAAAAACCGCCGGGTTTACCGACATCGAATTTATCGATGCTATGACTAACTTTATTGAAGATGAAGAATTAGCGCAAATTCTTCAAGATCGTCAACCGGATGTGGTCTTAGCAACGGCTATTACTCCGATGATTTATAAGTCTCAAAATACCCTCAAAATCGTTAAACAAGTTTGCCCGAATGCTAAGGCAATTATGGGGGGGATTCACCCAACCTATATGTATCGGGAAGTGTTAAGTGAAGCCCCTTGGGTGGATTATATTATTCGAGGGGAAGGGGAAGAAATAACGGTTAATTTATTAACAGCGATCGCTAACGGTACGGATGAAATAGACCGTCAGACTATCTTAGGAATTGCCTTTTTAGAGGAAGGCAGAGTTGTTGCTACTCCTGCCCATCCTCCGATTAAAGATTTAAACACTCTTACTCCAGATTGGAGTTTATTAGATTGGGATACCTATATTTATACCCCTCTGAATACCAGAGTTGCGGTTCCTAATTATTCCAGAGGTTGTCCGTTTCGCTGTCGCTTTTGTTCTCAATGGAAATTCTGGCGCAAATATCGTTCCCGATCTCCCAAACATTTTGTTGATGAAATCGAAACCTTAGTTAAAGATCATAAAATCGGATTTTTCATTTTAGCCGATGAAGAACCCACGATTAATAAATCTCGATTTATCGCCTTATGTCATGAATTAGTAGATCGAAATTTAGGAGTCCATTGGGGAATTAATACTAGGGTTACGGATATTCTCAGAGATGAGCAAGAATTACCCTTATATCGCCAAGCCGGATTAGTTCATGTTTCCTTGGGGACGGAAGCTGCTGCTCAATTAAACTTGAATTTATTTCGCAAAGAAACCACCATTGCCGATAATAAAAAAGCGGTTCAATTATTGCGCGAAAATGGAATTTTGGCAGAAGTTCAGTTTATTATGGGATTACCCAATGAAACCCCAGAAACCATTTTAGAATCCTATCGCATGGCGCGGGATTGGAAAGCGGATATGACCAATTGGAATATGTACACTCCTTGGCCGTTTTCTGAACTATTCCAAGACTTAGAAGATCGAGTAGAAATCCGCGATTATTCTCATTATAATTTTGTTACCCCGATTATTAAACCCGATAATATGAGCCGGGAAGATGTTCTTAAAGGGGTGCTGCAAAATTATGCTCGGTTTTATTCTTGGAAATTTCTGGAATATTGGTTTGAAAAAGATCCGTTTAAACGCCGTTATTTACTCGGTTGTCTTTGGGCATTTGTGAAAACAACGTTTAATAAACGATTCTATAATTTGAAACGGGTGAAACAAAAAGGATTCCATACAGAGGTTGAATTTGGCTTTGATGAATCTAGGATTTTGACCCCGGAACAGATGGCAAAATCTCAACAGAAAAATTCGGCAGATATTGACTTTTTAGGAACAATTTCTGCCTGTGGCGCGGCTAATGATTTATCGGCTTGTGAAAGTTATACTAAAATTAATCCCAAACATGATATAATCCAGGTAGCTGTGATTGAAGATGATCAACAAACACGCCTAAACCTACGGACAAATTTGCGATCGCAACCCGGAATAGAAGTCGCCAGCGAAGCCACGAATGCCGAAACAGGCTTAGTGCTACTGGAATCGATTGATGTTGATGTTGCGGTTGTTGATAGCACTCTACCGGATATGGATTTGGTCAAGTTTATTCGCATGGCGCGGAAAGTTCAGCAAAATTCCTATGTGATTCCATCCAAAATTTTAATTTTGGTGACCCCTGACCAAGAATCAATATTATCAGAGGCTTTAAAAGTGGGAGCCGATGGCTTTTGTTTGAAAGATGCACCGATTCAAAAACTAGCAGATGCGGTGCAAATAATCCATAATCAAGGGAGTTATCACGATCCGGCAATAGACCCTTTAATTTTAACACCAATAACCCCAGGATAA